In Thermocrinis minervae, a single genomic region encodes these proteins:
- a CDS encoding FUN14 domain-containing protein, with translation MDTVLDLGFAGLAGYALGYTIKRLMHFLFVLFGLYVLSLLWLESKGIITVEWKNLLHVFGGMFSGFNSFTQSILKKLAFSGTFAMGFFLGFKS, from the coding sequence ATGGATACTGTCCTGGACCTTGGCTTTGCGGGGCTTGCTGGCTACGCCCTTGGTTATACTATCAAGAGGCTCATGCACTTCCTCTTTGTCCTCTTCGGCCTTTATGTACTCTCCCTCCTATGGCTTGAGAGTAAAGGTATTATCACAGTAGAATGGAAGAACCTCCTTCACGTATTTGGGGGGATGTTCAGCGGGTTTAACTCTTTCACCCAGTCCATCCTAAAAAAGCTGGCCTTCTCGGGAACCTTTGCTATGGGCTTTTTCCTTGGATTCAAGAGCTGA
- a CDS encoding heterodisulfide reductase-related iron-sulfur binding cluster, which translates to MSEFAIGGVKDFEFNIKDPNFLNEEAIWEEAKRVYSKCKDCRMCVTYCPSFPALFEAVDRHDDDVNKLSKEELAKPLELCFHCKQCYFKCPYTPPHEWRIDFPHLSLRYKVWKFKTKGAKITDKIMLNTDLVGKLSKPFAPIVNKLNNTPTFRVVLENFMGVDRRAILPPMNSKSFVEIFRENKKPVKGQNGKVALFYTCLFNYNYPEKGKALLKVFEMNDIWVDLPEQQCCGIPFFDIGDIDSAIEKAKYNVKSLKKFVEAGYDIVVPVPTCALQIKYEYPLLLPDDPDVKAVSEKIYDVHEYLWKLHQQGRFNTNFKKSMGTIAYHIPCHLKSLNVGYRAAALMRLIPNTRVKLIERCSGHDGTFGVRKGTFDMAYKVGSKLFEELNSSGADLFVSDCPLASNQIMLGTGKRPVHPIEVLAMAYEG; encoded by the coding sequence ATGTCAGAGTTTGCCATCGGTGGTGTTAAGGACTTTGAGTTTAACATCAAGGACCCAAACTTCCTTAACGAAGAGGCTATTTGGGAAGAGGCCAAAAGGGTATACTCTAAGTGCAAAGACTGCAGGATGTGCGTGACATACTGTCCATCTTTCCCAGCTCTCTTTGAGGCTGTAGATCGTCATGACGATGATGTAAACAAACTCTCCAAGGAAGAGTTGGCCAAGCCTTTAGAACTTTGTTTCCACTGCAAGCAGTGCTACTTTAAGTGTCCCTACACTCCTCCCCATGAGTGGAGGATAGATTTCCCACATCTATCTCTGAGGTACAAAGTGTGGAAGTTCAAAACCAAGGGAGCAAAGATAACAGACAAGATTATGCTAAATACAGACCTTGTGGGTAAACTTTCTAAACCTTTCGCACCCATAGTAAACAAACTCAACAACACTCCCACCTTTAGAGTAGTCCTTGAGAACTTTATGGGTGTTGACAGGAGAGCTATACTTCCACCCATGAACTCAAAAAGCTTTGTAGAGATCTTCAGGGAGAACAAGAAGCCAGTCAAAGGTCAGAATGGAAAGGTGGCACTCTTCTACACGTGCCTTTTTAACTACAATTATCCTGAGAAAGGCAAGGCACTCCTTAAAGTGTTTGAGATGAACGACATATGGGTAGACCTTCCAGAGCAGCAGTGCTGCGGCATACCTTTCTTTGATATAGGAGACATAGACTCGGCCATTGAGAAGGCGAAGTACAATGTGAAGTCTCTCAAAAAGTTCGTAGAGGCTGGTTATGACATAGTGGTACCAGTTCCTACATGCGCCCTTCAGATAAAGTACGAGTATCCTCTCTTACTGCCAGATGACCCAGACGTTAAAGCCGTCTCAGAAAAGATTTACGACGTTCACGAGTACCTTTGGAAACTCCATCAGCAAGGGAGGTTTAACACAAACTTCAAGAAGTCTATGGGCACCATAGCCTACCACATTCCATGCCATCTTAAGTCTTTGAACGTGGGTTACAGAGCTGCTGCCCTCATGCGCCTTATTCCTAACACAAGGGTAAAGCTTATAGAAAGGTGTTCCGGACATGATGGTACCTTCGGAGTGAGAAAGGGAACCTTTGACATGGCTTACAAGGTAGGCTCTAAGCTCTTTGAAGAGCTTAACTCCTCCGGTGCTGATCTGTTTGTATCAGATTGTCCCTTGGCCAGCAACCAGATAATGCTGGGAACAGGTAAAAGACCGGTGCATCCAATAGAGGTTCTAGCCATGGCTTACGAAGGGTAG
- a CDS encoding LpxI family protein, translating into MKIGLIAGWGELPSVFRKKASEKGHEVFTIGVRGITDSYCDEKISLGKVGRLVQIFQKKGINKLVMLGKFEHKLIFSHFIFMDDLAREILRNSKDRRPESLIRAFMDKLESLGFEFIDPKPFLEDILAQQGPMTDLLPSEEAMQDGLFGFSIAKQIAELDIGQTIVVKNKSVVSVEAMEGTQETILRAGKLAGPGCRVVKVARKNQDFRIDVPTVGPDTLEAIKKIRGDALFLESGKVYIVNKERFLMLAKRYSIAVYGL; encoded by the coding sequence ATGAAGATTGGACTAATAGCAGGTTGGGGTGAGCTTCCCTCCGTCTTTAGGAAGAAGGCTTCTGAGAAGGGACACGAAGTTTTTACTATAGGCGTCAGGGGTATAACAGACTCTTACTGTGACGAAAAGATCTCTCTGGGGAAGGTGGGAAGGCTCGTCCAGATCTTCCAGAAGAAAGGCATAAACAAGCTAGTAATGCTTGGAAAGTTTGAACACAAGCTAATATTCTCCCACTTTATATTCATGGATGATCTAGCCAGGGAGATTTTGAGAAACTCCAAGGACAGAAGGCCGGAGAGCCTCATAAGGGCCTTCATGGATAAGCTTGAAAGCCTAGGTTTTGAGTTCATAGACCCAAAGCCTTTTTTGGAGGACATACTAGCCCAACAGGGTCCTATGACGGATCTTTTACCGTCAGAAGAAGCTATGCAGGATGGTCTTTTTGGTTTTAGCATAGCCAAACAGATTGCAGAGCTTGACATAGGACAGACCATAGTGGTAAAGAACAAGAGCGTAGTAAGTGTTGAAGCCATGGAAGGTACACAAGAAACCATCCTGAGAGCTGGTAAGCTTGCAGGACCAGGGTGTAGGGTTGTAAAGGTTGCTAGAAAGAACCAAGACTTTAGGATAGACGTACCTACAGTGGGACCAGACACCCTTGAAGCCATCAAAAAGATTAGAGGTGATGCGCTCTTCTTAGAGAGTGGGAAAGTCTACATAGTAAATAAGGAACGGTTCTTGATGCTTGCCAAGAGGTACTCCATAGCCGTCTATGGCCTTTGA
- the folE gene encoding GTP cyclohydrolase I FolE, with protein sequence MAIDKEKIKQAIRLFLEGIGEDPDREGLKETPDRIARMWEEFDRQREFNFKLFEEFGDYNEMVIVKDIRFYSLCEHHLLPFFGKVHIAYIPDKVVCGLSKLVRTVKAFSLRPQVQERLTQQIADFLQEQLNPKGVAVVIEAEHLCMSMRGVMTPGHITVTSALRGIFLKDLRTREEFLKLIGKQGL encoded by the coding sequence ATGGCCATAGATAAAGAGAAGATAAAGCAAGCTATAAGACTTTTCCTTGAAGGTATAGGAGAGGATCCAGATAGAGAGGGCCTCAAAGAAACACCTGACAGGATAGCCCGTATGTGGGAAGAATTTGACCGTCAGAGGGAGTTCAACTTTAAGCTCTTTGAAGAGTTTGGAGACTACAACGAGATGGTTATCGTTAAGGACATAAGGTTTTACAGCTTATGCGAGCACCACCTCCTTCCCTTCTTCGGTAAGGTTCACATAGCATACATACCTGACAAGGTAGTGTGTGGACTTTCTAAGTTGGTGAGAACCGTCAAAGCCTTTTCGCTAAGGCCCCAGGTACAAGAGAGACTCACTCAGCAGATAGCGGACTTTTTACAGGAGCAGTTAAACCCAAAGGGTGTGGCTGTAGTAATAGAGGCTGAGCACCTTTGCATGTCCATGAGGGGCGTCATGACTCCAGGGCACATAACTGTAACCTCAGCCCTCAGAGGTATATTCTTAAAGGATCTAAGAACAAGGGAGGAATTCTTAAAACTTATCGGAAAGCAAGGTTTATGA
- a CDS encoding ABC transporter ATP-binding protein translates to MQHLIWLVSRLRLYKLLIALSLLGSLFESLGTSGVSLLMKDLVDKGFLNRDMTKLTQSVVLILFLALLSQVGNFLVSYFTNMYAEKDVLKLRETLYYKVLYSGRSFLMGMRSADLTARILSDLELYKTILRDHVPRLFRDPLTAIFLVGVLLYRDYLLTLTLLAVLPVLALAIQYFGKKKAKYTKRLQEDLEDLTQKIYDAFHGYENVKVFSAEEKFLGWLKEISLNAYTRAMKKVFYTTLNSVFDYMLGYAVVALVLLYGGHRIVEGSLTTGEFISYITALVMLQLPLMETQKGIMEIRAHLPVIDRIKQLLNLPKEEDGHVEFKGLSEGIRVSSLSVGQVLKDVSFHVKKGQRVGIVGHTGSGKSTLLRALAGLVEYKGSILYDSVELRDFRRDTFFRRIGFLTQEPFIFEGTVRDNLLIAKPDATQEELKKALELSLLNLPLDHHIKEGGKNLSGGERQRLAMARIFLKDPEIVLLDEATSSLDVNTEKKLMENLYSYFKDRTILMVAHRLTTLKDCDVVLLLEDGMLVKEGSYEEVISTFLQRP, encoded by the coding sequence ATGCAACATCTAATATGGCTGGTAAGTAGACTAAGACTATACAAACTCCTTATAGCCCTTTCCCTCCTCGGTTCTCTTTTTGAGTCTCTTGGAACATCGGGTGTCAGTCTTCTTATGAAGGATCTTGTGGACAAAGGATTTCTAAACAGGGATATGACTAAGCTAACCCAGAGCGTGGTACTCATACTCTTCCTGGCACTACTTAGCCAAGTGGGTAACTTTTTGGTCTCTTATTTTACCAACATGTACGCAGAAAAGGATGTACTCAAGCTAAGAGAAACTCTCTACTATAAGGTTCTTTACTCGGGCAGGTCTTTTTTGATGGGTATGAGATCTGCCGATTTAACAGCTCGTATCCTCTCCGACCTTGAGCTCTACAAGACTATCCTTAGGGATCATGTTCCAAGGCTTTTTAGAGATCCTCTAACTGCTATCTTCTTGGTGGGAGTGCTCCTGTATAGGGATTACCTTCTTACCCTGACTCTGCTGGCTGTGCTTCCCGTCCTTGCACTGGCCATACAGTATTTTGGTAAGAAAAAGGCAAAGTACACCAAGAGACTGCAGGAAGACCTTGAAGACCTCACACAAAAGATATACGACGCCTTCCATGGATACGAAAACGTGAAAGTCTTCTCAGCAGAAGAAAAGTTCCTAGGATGGCTAAAGGAGATAAGCTTGAATGCCTACACTAGGGCTATGAAGAAGGTATTTTACACTACTCTAAACTCAGTGTTTGACTACATGCTAGGCTACGCTGTGGTTGCTTTAGTACTTCTGTACGGTGGCCACAGGATAGTTGAAGGATCTCTTACCACTGGTGAGTTCATTTCTTACATAACCGCCTTGGTCATGCTCCAGTTGCCCCTTATGGAGACCCAAAAAGGTATCATGGAAATAAGGGCCCATCTTCCTGTTATAGACAGGATAAAACAGCTTCTAAACCTCCCTAAGGAGGAAGATGGTCATGTGGAGTTTAAGGGACTATCTGAAGGTATCAGGGTGAGCTCTTTAAGCGTAGGACAGGTACTTAAAGATGTTAGCTTTCACGTGAAGAAAGGGCAGAGGGTAGGTATAGTGGGACATACGGGTTCTGGTAAAAGCACCCTCCTTAGAGCATTGGCAGGTCTTGTAGAGTACAAAGGAAGCATACTCTACGACTCTGTAGAGCTAAGAGACTTTAGAAGGGATACCTTTTTTAGAAGGATAGGCTTTTTAACACAGGAACCCTTTATATTTGAAGGTACTGTAAGAGATAACCTTCTTATAGCGAAGCCAGACGCAACTCAAGAGGAGCTAAAGAAAGCCTTGGAACTTTCTCTCCTTAACCTTCCCCTTGATCATCATATCAAAGAAGGGGGTAAGAACCTTTCAGGGGGTGAAAGGCAAAGACTGGCAATGGCACGGATATTCTTAAAGGACCCTGAGATAGTACTGCTGGACGAGGCCACCTCTTCCTTAGATGTGAACACGGAGAAGAAGCTCATGGAAAACCTGTACTCTTACTTTAAAGACAGAACCATTCTAATGGTAGCCCACAGGTTGACCACTCTAAAAGACTGTGATGTGGTACTACTCTTAGAGGATGGTATGTTGGTAAAAGAAGGGAGCTATGAAGAGGTGATAAGCACTTTTCTTCAAAGGCCATAG
- a CDS encoding DUF309 domain-containing protein, producing MDSRADLLLKAKDLWDRCLFYEAHELLEDLWCTFPKEDKFTRNCLQGLIRLAIAYNHYLNQRKDSALRVLRMVKDQIDHCGYCLGVDFPYILKQVEYSIERLERDLPLETFPELKLSHPHQAP from the coding sequence TTGGATTCAAGAGCTGATCTCCTTTTAAAGGCAAAGGATCTATGGGATAGATGCCTCTTCTACGAGGCACACGAGCTTTTGGAGGACCTGTGGTGCACCTTTCCTAAGGAGGACAAGTTTACTAGAAATTGTCTCCAGGGACTCATAAGGTTGGCCATAGCCTACAACCATTATCTAAATCAAAGGAAGGATAGCGCTCTTAGAGTCTTACGGATGGTTAAAGACCAGATAGATCATTGTGGTTATTGCTTAGGTGTTGACTTCCCATACATACTCAAACAGGTGGAATACTCTATAGAAAGGTTGGAGAGGGATCTTCCGCTGGAGACTTTTCCAGAACTTAAACTATCACATCCACACCAAGCTCCTTGA
- the dnaE gene encoding DNA polymerase III subunit alpha — MGDFVHLHLHTQYSLLDGAIKVKDLQKKAVEFGYKAVAITDHGNLFGILDFYKSMKEVGIKPLIGMEAYFTTGSRFDRKGKASEDNITDRLNHHLILIAKDDTGLKNLFKLSTLAYKEGFYYKPRIDYELLEKYCEGLIAITACLKGVPTYYASIGEEKKAEEWVKKFKDLFGDDLYLELQENSLPEQERANRTLIQLAKKLDVKLVATVDSHYLNPEDKVAHQVLMAIQMKKTLMEIQQSGLKCTVDGLHFASPQEVWERFKGKFDGWEKALMNTLEVAQKVQDTFTLLENRGYLLPKVDTKDKSMEEFLKDLAYKGLRQRIEQGLAKNTKEYWDRLEYELSVVSSMGFAGYFLIVQDFINWAKSNGIPVGPGRGSAAGSLLAFALGITDVDPIKHGLLFERFLNPERISMPDIDVDFCMENRDKVIDYVREKYGKENVAQIITYNVMKAKQTLRDTARALGLPYSDADKLAKLIPQGDVQGTWLSLEEMYSTPIEELLKKYGQHRTDIVDAVEKFRKLCKENKQIDTLVQIALKLEGLTRHTSLHAAGVVISPVPLEELLPLYYDRDGALATQFDMVKLEEIGLVKMDFLGLKTLTELKLMRDLVQERKNVSIDYLKLPLDDPKVYQLLKEGNTTGVFQLESSGMKNLLRRLEPDNFDDIVAVLALYRPGPLKSGLMDSYINRKHGKEPIDYMFPELEPVLKETYGIIVYQEQVMKMSQILAGFTPGEADTLRKAIGKKKADLMQEMRGKFIKGAVERGYPEDKIVKLWEDIEKFASYSFNKSHSVAYGYISYFTAYMKAHFPEEFFCVKLSMEKNDKKFLNLLKDARTFGIRILPPDINKSYVDFRIEDDNSIRFGLARIKGVGQEAAESIVKARKRPWTSIGDFIRSVDSRKVNKRVLEALVKAGAFDFTGESRTALLEKLSGSSKGTVLPMKGLFDTKSVKVQDDQEQIFKYEKEVIGFYISKHPLDGYEKLLQGKVTPLELVDDLTDGNVTVAGVIIDLKEKRTLKGDYMAIFTLMDKTGMSQVIAYPDVYGENQEKLKEDNIVVLKCSVDFDEESEEVTLVAKEVYTVDEFIKREDYPLKLIFRKPIPKENLMRLREIIAEHSHEDGVDVLLEIRLNGSYVLMQANPIYKVRVSKRLIDSIKELGVDVIV, encoded by the coding sequence ATGGGTGACTTTGTACATCTTCACCTGCACACCCAGTACTCCCTACTCGATGGAGCTATCAAGGTAAAAGACCTTCAAAAGAAGGCTGTAGAGTTTGGTTACAAGGCTGTAGCCATAACTGACCACGGAAACCTCTTCGGGATACTTGACTTTTACAAGAGTATGAAAGAGGTGGGTATAAAGCCTCTGATAGGCATGGAAGCCTACTTTACAACAGGGTCACGCTTTGACAGAAAGGGCAAGGCCTCTGAAGATAACATAACGGACAGATTAAACCATCATCTGATACTCATAGCTAAGGACGATACGGGCCTAAAGAACCTTTTTAAACTTTCCACACTTGCTTACAAGGAAGGTTTTTATTACAAGCCGCGCATAGACTACGAGCTTCTTGAGAAGTATTGCGAAGGACTCATAGCCATAACCGCATGTCTAAAGGGTGTACCCACCTATTACGCCAGCATAGGTGAAGAGAAAAAGGCAGAGGAGTGGGTAAAGAAGTTTAAGGACCTGTTTGGTGATGACCTTTATCTAGAGCTTCAGGAAAACTCCCTTCCAGAGCAGGAGAGAGCTAACAGAACATTGATACAACTTGCTAAGAAACTGGATGTTAAACTCGTGGCTACTGTAGACTCTCATTATCTTAACCCAGAGGACAAAGTAGCTCACCAGGTCCTTATGGCCATACAGATGAAGAAAACGCTTATGGAAATTCAGCAGTCTGGCCTCAAGTGTACCGTAGACGGTCTTCATTTCGCAAGCCCTCAGGAGGTATGGGAAAGATTCAAAGGTAAGTTTGATGGTTGGGAAAAGGCACTTATGAATACCCTTGAAGTAGCCCAGAAAGTCCAGGATACCTTTACCCTCTTGGAAAACAGAGGATACCTCCTGCCCAAGGTAGACACAAAGGACAAAAGCATGGAGGAGTTTCTAAAAGACTTGGCATACAAAGGACTAAGACAGAGGATAGAGCAAGGCTTGGCCAAGAATACCAAAGAGTACTGGGACAGACTTGAGTACGAGCTTTCTGTGGTAAGCAGTATGGGCTTTGCTGGATACTTCCTTATAGTTCAGGACTTTATAAACTGGGCAAAGAGTAACGGGATACCCGTAGGCCCTGGCAGAGGTTCCGCCGCCGGTTCCTTGCTTGCCTTTGCTCTTGGTATAACAGACGTAGACCCCATAAAGCATGGACTCCTCTTTGAAAGATTCCTAAACCCAGAGAGGATATCCATGCCTGACATAGACGTAGACTTCTGCATGGAAAACAGGGACAAGGTAATAGACTACGTCAGGGAAAAGTATGGAAAAGAAAACGTAGCTCAAATAATCACCTACAACGTGATGAAAGCTAAGCAAACACTAAGGGATACAGCCAGGGCTTTAGGTCTACCTTACTCGGACGCAGACAAACTTGCCAAACTCATACCACAAGGGGATGTACAAGGAACGTGGCTGTCCTTAGAGGAGATGTACTCAACCCCTATAGAGGAGCTTCTGAAGAAGTACGGACAACATAGAACAGATATAGTGGATGCAGTAGAAAAGTTCAGAAAGCTATGCAAGGAGAACAAACAGATAGACACCCTCGTGCAGATAGCTCTAAAGCTTGAGGGTCTTACAAGGCACACATCCCTTCACGCTGCAGGCGTGGTCATATCTCCGGTACCCCTAGAAGAACTCTTGCCGCTCTACTACGATAGAGATGGAGCCTTAGCTACACAGTTTGATATGGTCAAGCTGGAGGAGATAGGCCTTGTAAAGATGGACTTTTTGGGCTTAAAGACCCTTACAGAGTTAAAGCTCATGCGCGATCTGGTCCAAGAAAGGAAGAACGTATCTATAGATTACCTAAAGCTGCCCTTAGATGATCCAAAAGTTTATCAGCTTCTAAAGGAAGGAAATACCACAGGAGTTTTCCAGCTTGAAAGCTCGGGCATGAAGAATCTTCTAAGAAGGTTAGAGCCTGACAACTTTGATGACATAGTGGCCGTGCTTGCCCTATACAGACCAGGGCCTCTAAAAAGCGGACTTATGGACAGCTACATAAACAGAAAGCATGGAAAGGAACCCATAGATTACATGTTTCCTGAGCTTGAACCCGTGCTTAAGGAAACCTACGGAATTATAGTCTACCAGGAGCAGGTCATGAAGATGTCCCAGATACTGGCAGGTTTCACTCCAGGCGAGGCAGACACCCTAAGGAAGGCCATAGGTAAGAAGAAAGCTGACCTCATGCAAGAGATGAGAGGTAAGTTTATAAAGGGCGCTGTAGAGAGGGGTTATCCTGAGGATAAGATAGTAAAGCTCTGGGAGGACATAGAGAAGTTTGCCAGCTACTCTTTCAACAAGTCTCACTCAGTAGCCTACGGTTACATATCCTATTTTACTGCTTACATGAAGGCTCACTTTCCTGAAGAGTTCTTCTGCGTAAAGCTATCCATGGAAAAGAACGACAAGAAGTTTTTAAATCTCCTTAAAGATGCTAGGACCTTTGGTATAAGAATACTACCACCGGACATAAACAAAAGTTATGTAGACTTCAGAATAGAGGATGACAACTCCATAAGGTTTGGGCTTGCACGTATAAAGGGTGTAGGTCAGGAGGCGGCTGAAAGCATAGTGAAGGCAAGAAAAAGGCCATGGACAAGTATTGGAGACTTCATAAGGAGTGTAGATTCTAGGAAGGTGAACAAAAGAGTTCTTGAGGCTCTTGTAAAGGCTGGTGCCTTTGATTTTACAGGAGAGTCTAGGACAGCCCTACTTGAAAAGCTATCGGGTTCCTCCAAAGGGACTGTATTACCCATGAAGGGGCTCTTTGATACAAAGTCTGTAAAGGTCCAGGATGACCAGGAGCAGATATTCAAGTACGAGAAAGAGGTCATAGGCTTCTACATCTCTAAACACCCATTAGATGGTTATGAAAAACTACTTCAAGGTAAAGTAACGCCCTTGGAGCTAGTAGATGACCTCACGGACGGTAATGTTACAGTAGCAGGAGTTATCATAGATCTAAAAGAAAAAAGGACCTTGAAGGGAGACTACATGGCCATCTTTACCCTTATGGACAAAACGGGTATGAGTCAGGTCATAGCTTATCCAGATGTGTACGGAGAGAATCAGGAGAAGTTAAAAGAGGATAACATCGTGGTCCTAAAGTGCTCTGTAGACTTTGACGAAGAATCAGAAGAGGTAACCCTTGTAGCCAAGGAAGTTTACACAGTAGATGAATTCATAAAGCGTGAGGATTATCCTCTCAAGCTCATCTTTAGAAAACCTATACCGAAAGAGAACCTAATGCGCCTCAGGGAGATAATTGCAGAGCATTCGCATGAGGATGGCGTGGATGTACTACTTGAAATAAGGCTAAACGGAAGCTACGTACTCATGCAGGCAAACCCCATATACAAAGTAAGGGTAAGTAAAAGGCTCATAGACAGTATCAAGGAGCTTGGTGTGGATGTGATAGTTTAA
- a CDS encoding TRC40/GET3/ArsA family transport-energizing ATPase yields MRIILFSGKGGVGKTTISAATAYKLSELGYRTIVVSLDPAHSLGDAFDIPEDEKIKAKGLPIRIKDNLYIQEIDIQEEIDRYWGDVYRFLEILFNTSGLGELLSEELAILPGMEEVTSLLYVNKYYREKEFDALVLDLPPTGESLRFVSMPTVLKWYMKKIFNVERTIFKVARPVARRLTDVPLPDDEYFKAIENFYEKLKGVDELIIDPEITSVRLVLNPEKMVIKETQRAYLYFNLFGVNVDAIVVNKVLPPELEPCEYASRWVLTQKKYLETIHSYFAPTPIFEVPMLEDEVVGEEKLKVLSTLIYKDQDPIKVLYKERPYEFIQQDGKYVIKLHAPFITKEGLSLIKGEGEIVVRWRNFKSHILLPRKLRNYEPKGARIEDKYLYITLE; encoded by the coding sequence ATGCGTATCATACTTTTTTCAGGAAAGGGTGGCGTAGGAAAGACTACCATATCGGCGGCTACTGCCTACAAGCTCTCCGAGTTGGGCTATAGGACCATAGTAGTTTCCTTAGATCCAGCACACAGCCTAGGGGATGCCTTTGATATACCAGAGGATGAGAAGATAAAGGCCAAAGGCCTTCCCATAAGGATAAAGGATAACCTCTACATACAGGAGATAGACATACAGGAGGAGATAGACAGATACTGGGGTGATGTTTACAGGTTCTTGGAAATCCTCTTTAACACCAGCGGTCTTGGTGAGCTTCTTTCAGAAGAACTCGCCATACTCCCAGGCATGGAGGAAGTCACAAGCCTGCTCTATGTGAACAAGTACTATAGGGAGAAGGAGTTTGATGCCTTGGTGCTTGACCTTCCGCCCACGGGAGAGTCTCTAAGGTTTGTATCCATGCCCACAGTTTTAAAGTGGTACATGAAGAAGATATTCAACGTGGAGAGGACCATATTCAAAGTAGCCCGTCCAGTGGCAAGAAGGCTCACAGACGTACCACTACCAGACGACGAGTACTTTAAGGCCATAGAGAACTTCTACGAGAAGCTAAAGGGTGTGGACGAGCTTATAATAGACCCCGAAATAACTTCTGTCAGGCTCGTGCTTAACCCAGAGAAGATGGTGATCAAGGAAACCCAGAGAGCTTACCTGTACTTTAACCTCTTTGGTGTGAACGTGGATGCCATAGTGGTCAACAAGGTATTACCTCCTGAATTGGAGCCTTGCGAGTACGCAAGCAGGTGGGTTTTAACCCAGAAAAAATACCTTGAGACCATCCACAGCTACTTTGCCCCAACCCCCATATTTGAAGTACCCATGCTCGAGGATGAGGTAGTAGGAGAAGAGAAGTTAAAGGTTCTCTCCACACTCATATACAAAGATCAGGACCCGATAAAAGTCCTCTACAAGGAAAGACCTTATGAGTTCATACAGCAGGATGGCAAGTATGTTATAAAGCTGCATGCACCCTTTATAACCAAAGAGGGACTATCCCTTATAAAGGGAGAAGGCGAGATAGTGGTACGCTGGAGGAACTTCAAAAGCCACATACTCCTGCCTAGGAAGTTAAGAAACTACGAACCAAAGGGAGCAAGGATAGAAGACAAGTACCTCTACATAACTCTAGAGTAG
- a CDS encoding radical SAM protein codes for MDRLLLEKLTVQRESPEYLQISMAAAMTLGLVPGQFYRNTKLSCINTLLTYPSGCHATCAYCGLQKAREMEYSKKNFIRVEWPTVHIDEIIERAKKVGHVERLCIAQITHPRAIRDTKVVLEKVIRELGDQIFVSLLINATGTTYEDIVDYKKLGADTVTVAIDCATPEVFEKLRGRPMNSPHRWETFWKVLEWAAEVMGDGYVGCHLVVGLGETEQEMIETIQKVRDLGARTHLFSFWPEEGSMMEKEKPCPAPQYRRVQFARYLIDNRIARYEDMKFNEKGQVIDFGIPKETFEEIFWSGRPFMTSGCRGKTTEVACNRPFGDSSVTDIKSYPFKPNRQDLMRIRKQLFDYEMTTNYPDVLNPSVFRYH; via the coding sequence ATGGATAGGCTGCTTCTTGAGAAGCTTACAGTCCAGAGGGAGAGTCCAGAGTACCTTCAGATAAGTATGGCAGCGGCCATGACCCTTGGCCTAGTCCCAGGACAGTTTTATAGGAACACCAAGCTCAGTTGCATAAATACGCTGCTTACCTATCCATCAGGATGCCATGCTACCTGCGCCTACTGCGGGCTACAGAAAGCCAGGGAGATGGAATACTCTAAGAAGAACTTCATAAGGGTGGAATGGCCTACAGTACACATAGACGAGATAATAGAGAGGGCCAAGAAGGTGGGACACGTGGAAAGGCTTTGCATAGCCCAGATAACCCACCCTAGGGCCATAAGGGACACAAAGGTTGTACTGGAGAAGGTTATAAGGGAGCTGGGGGATCAAATATTCGTCTCACTTCTCATAAACGCCACAGGAACCACCTACGAGGACATAGTGGACTACAAAAAACTTGGTGCGGATACGGTTACGGTAGCCATCGACTGTGCTACACCTGAAGTCTTTGAAAAGCTTAGAGGAAGGCCTATGAACAGCCCTCACAGATGGGAAACCTTCTGGAAAGTCCTAGAGTGGGCTGCTGAGGTTATGGGAGATGGTTATGTAGGCTGTCACTTGGTAGTCGGACTAGGCGAGACAGAACAGGAGATGATAGAAACCATACAGAAGGTCAGAGACCTTGGGGCTAGGACGCACCTGTTCTCCTTCTGGCCAGAGGAAGGATCTATGATGGAGAAGGAAAAGCCGTGTCCTGCACCCCAGTACAGGAGAGTACAGTTTGCAAGATATCTCATAGACAACAGGATAGCACGCTACGAGGACATGAAGTTCAACGAAAAGGGTCAGGTTATAGACTTTGGTATACCCAAGGAAACCTTTGAAGAGATCTTCTGGAGTGGAAGACCCTTCATGACCTCGGGATGTAGAGGTAAGACTACAGAGGTGGCATGCAACAGACCCTTCGGAGACAGTTCTGTGACGGACATCAAGAGCTATCCATTCAAACCCAACAGGCAGGACCTAATGAGGATAAGAAAGCAGCTCTTTGACTACGAGATGACCACCAACTATCCAGACGTACTCAACCCAAGCGTCTTTAGGTACCACTGA